In Odocoileus virginianus isolate 20LAN1187 ecotype Illinois unplaced genomic scaffold, Ovbor_1.2 Unplaced_Contig_10, whole genome shotgun sequence, the following are encoded in one genomic region:
- the GPR17 gene encoding uracil nucleotide/cysteinyl leukotriene receptor encodes MNGLEEASPGILANSSLAPVEQCGQETPLENVLFASFYLLDFILASVGNALALWLFIRDHKSGTPANVFLMHLAVADLSCVLALPARLVYHLSGNHWPFGEIPCRLTGFLFYLNMYASIYFLTCISADRFLAIVHPVKSLKLRRPLHAHLACAFLWVVVAVAMAPLLVSPQTVRTNHTVVCLQLYREKASQHALASLAVAFTFPFVTTVTCYLLIIRSLRQGPRVERRLKNKAVRMIAAVLAIFLVCFVPYHVHRSVYVLRYRGQRTSCTAQRALALGNRITSCLTSLNGALDPVMYFFVAEKFRDALRSLLCGKRPPGLPPSADGRTNESSLSARSEL; translated from the coding sequence ATGAATGGCCTTGAGGAGGCCTCCCCAGGTATACTGGCCAACTCCTCCCTGGCCCCTGTGGAGCAATGCGGCCAAGAGACACCCCTGGAAAACGTCCTCTTCGCCTCTTTCTACCTCCTGGATTTCATCCTCGCTTCTGTGGGCAACGCCCTGGCCCTGTGGCTCTTCATCCGGGATCACAAGTCCGGCACCCCGGCCAACGTGTTCCTGATGCACCTGGCCGTGGCCGACCTGTCCTGCGTGCTGGCCCTCCCCGCCCGCCTGGTCTACCACCTCTCAGGGAATCACTGGCCCTTTGGGGAGATTCCGTGCCGGCTCACGGGCTTCCTCTTCTACCTCAACATGTATGCCAGCATCTACTTCCTCACCTGCATCAGCGCTGACCGCTTCCTGGCCATCGTGCACCCCGTCAAGTCCCTCAAGCTCCGCAGGCCGCTCCACGCCCACCTGGCCTGCGCCTTCCTCTGGGTAGTGGTGGCTGTGGCCATGGCCCCGCTGCTGGTGAGCCCGCAGACCGTACGGACCAACCACACGGTGGTCTGCCTGCAGCTCTACAGGGAAAAGGCTTCCCAGCACGCCCTGGCGTCCCTGGCCGTGGCCTTCACCTTCCCATTCGTCACCACGGTCACCTGCTACCTGCTGATCATCCGCAGCCTGCGGCAGGGCCCGCGCGTGGAGCGGCGCCTCAAGAACAAGGCGGTGCGCATGATCGCGGCGGTGCTGGCCATCTTCCTGGTCTGCTTCGTGCCGTACCACGTCCACCGCTCCGTCTACGTGCTGCGCTACCGCGGCCAGCGCACCTCGTGCACCGCCCAGCGTGCGCTGGCGCTCGGCAACCGCATCACCTCCTGCCTCACCAGCCTCAACGGCGCGCTGGACCCCGTCATGTACTTCTTCGTGGCTGAGAAGTTCCGCGATGCTCTGCGCAGCCTGTTGTGCGGCAAGCGGCCCCCAGGGTTACCCCCCAGCGCCGACGGCAGGACCAACGAGAGCTCGCTGAGCGCCCGGTCGGAGCTGTAA